A stretch of Candidatus Bipolaricaulota bacterium DNA encodes these proteins:
- a CDS encoding GxxExxY protein produces the protein MKESKIIYKYLSFKIVGALKNVHSELGGQLQEKYYQRALEKAFKDSHINCVSQKTISIKYRDERIGCYVPDFIIEEKIVLEIKRGESFANNDFAQVHGYLGQTGLKLGILALFAKKTLRFRRILNLH, from the coding sequence ATGAAAGAAAGTAAAATTATTTATAAATATCTCAGTTTTAAAATCGTGGGGGCGCTGAAAAATGTCCATTCCGAATTGGGCGGACAATTGCAAGAAAAATATTATCAACGGGCGTTGGAAAAAGCGTTTAAGGATTCACATATAAATTGCGTCAGTCAGAAGACAATTTCTATCAAATATAGAGACGAAAGAATAGGTTGTTATGTGCCGGATTTCATCATCGAAGAGAAAATTGTTTTGGAAATAAAAAGGGGAGAGAGTTTTGCGAACAATGATTTTGCGCAAGTCCATGGATATCTCGGACAAACAGGTTTAAAATTGGGAATACTTGCGTTATTTGCGAAAAAAACATTGAGATTTAGAAGGATTTTGAATTTGCATTAA
- the gatC gene encoding Asp-tRNA(Asn)/Glu-tRNA(Gln) amidotransferase subunit GatC, whose amino-acid sequence MINKELIERLAILARLGISEEEKEKYAKQIGEVFKYFEELKSIDLSNIEPVSHITGLSNVSREDEVHLIYSAEKLLGQAPEVESGQIRVQGVMRGKK is encoded by the coding sequence ATGATAAATAAGGAGTTGATAGAGAGGCTGGCGATCTTGGCCAGGCTCGGGATAAGCGAGGAAGAAAAAGAAAAATACGCCAAGCAAATCGGTGAAGTTTTCAAATATTTCGAAGAATTAAAGTCAATCGATTTGAGCAATATCGAACCGGTTTCGCATATCACCGGCTTGAGCAATGTCAGTCGCGAGGACGAAGTTCATTTGATTTATTCGGCGGAAAAATTACTCGGTCAGGCGCCGGAAGTTGAGAGTGGGCAGATTAGGGTGCAAGGAGTGATGCGGGGGAAAAAATGA